The Enterobacter kobei genome has a segment encoding these proteins:
- the uspB gene encoding universal stress protein UspB, translating into MISTVALFWALCVVCIVNMARYFSSLRALLVVLRGCDPLLYQYVDGGGFFTSHGQPSKQMRLVGYIYYQRYRDHHDEEFIRRCERLRRQFILTSALCGLVVVSMIALMIWH; encoded by the coding sequence ATGATTAGCACCGTCGCATTGTTTTGGGCGTTATGCGTAGTTTGCATAGTGAATATGGCGCGCTACTTCTCATCGTTACGTGCGCTGTTAGTGGTACTTCGTGGTTGCGATCCGTTGCTTTATCAGTATGTGGACGGTGGGGGGTTCTTCACCTCGCATGGACAGCCCAGCAAACAGATGCGACTGGTGGGATACATCTACTACCAGCGTTACCGCGATCATCACGATGAAGAGTTTATCCGTCGCTGCGAGCGTCTGCGTCGGCAGTTCATTCTGACCAGCGCTCTGTGCGGGCTGGTTGTGGTCAGTATGATTGCATTGATGATTTGGCACTGA